A genome region from Gopherus evgoodei ecotype Sinaloan lineage unplaced genomic scaffold, rGopEvg1_v1.p scaffold_35_arrow_ctg1, whole genome shotgun sequence includes the following:
- the BCL2L12 gene encoding bcl-2-like protein 12 isoform X1, with product MTPRPSTSRDAQTFFQVVSVPVPSPEAGGGRSPPLSPQLIVGRLGVQLMRSGAGRGSITPGLHAPPRQKPSRRCSHLWGRAMAAPPEQRGRLQEETRLVLEAFLRGALGQRPPLGHVGGSYHDPHCYAHRRPVELRGAPAPGGAWTPLHEEISRVEERKHGFKTSMKRLLLRRISPRRDPPGAEPRKGPKEGGEGRPKHGRGFSFRGVLRRKGPPREETEPPPPLSAPPNSLPVTPCYCSDTLTAQPDPPPLGRVAEDPEFYARVARKLDRLVKRQRSGPGTPSGVLSPGVMAGPLSPELGPGPPAPPEPASETHKEQVIRRLVALLEEQAGVINEEIEADPLLRSSLSRLSYRSFSRLAEAYTARADPGSPSPQLTRLALTMELTRKVAGINSHPVQTLMGYSLQYMDMFVPWLQQQGGWGLISLPTPEGEHRGTGRDVRAPGLAAPGPEGARRGCHKTGLSPFPPQNPPCGEDSERSCGGRGRGALGRGYLSRGKGRKLSQPSPNSQGEWGSLEKSAPQNLWA from the exons ATGACTCCCCGCCCCAGCACGTCACGTGATGCACAAACTTTTTTCCAGGTTGTGTCTGTGCCGGTTCCTTCCCCCGAGGCCGGAGGCGGGCgcagcccccccctttccccccagctgatTGTGGGGCGGCTGGGAGTTCAGCTCATGAGATCTGGGGCCGGGAGGGGCAGCATCACCCCAGGCCTCCACGCCCCCCCTCGACAGAAGCCATCcaggagatgcagccacctctggg GCAGGGCCATGGCGGCCCCCCCCGAGCAGCGCGGCCGGCTGCAGGAGGAGACCCGGCTCGTGCTGGAGGCCTTCCTGCGGGGGGCGCTGGGCCAGAGGCCCCCCCTGGGGCACGTGGGGGGCAGCTACCATGACCCCCACTGCTACGCACACAG GCGTCCTGTGGAGCTGAGGGGGGCGCCCGCCCCAGGGGGGGCCTGGACCCCCCTGCACGAAGAGATCAGCCGGGTGGAAGAGCGCAAGCACGGCTTTAAGACCAGCATGAAGCGGCTGCTGCTGCGACGGATCAGCCCCCGCCGGGACCCCCCCGGGGCAGAGCCCCGCAAAGGGCCgaaggaagggggggaggggcgccCCAAGCACGGCCGGGGGTTTTCCTTCAGGGGCGTGCTGCGGAGGAAGGGCCCCCCCCGGGAAGAGACAGAGCCCCCGCCTCCTCTCTCcgcaccccccaactcccttccaGTCACCCCCTGCTACTGCTCAGACACCCTGACCGCACAGCCGGACCCTCCGCCTCTGG GCCGGGTGGCCGAGGACCCCGAGTTCTACGCCCGAGTGGCCCGCAAACTGGACCGGCTGGTGAAGCGTCAGCGGAGCGGCCCAGGcactcccagtggggtcctgtcccctggggtcaTGGCCGGGCCCCTCAGCCCCGAGCTGGGCCCCGGGCCCCCAG ccccgccggaGCCGGCCAGCGAGACACACAAGGAGCAGGTGATACGGAGACTGGTGGCTCTGCTGGAGGAGCAAGCCGGGGTCATCAACGAAGAG aTCGAGGCCGACCCGCTGCTCCGCAGTTCCCTGTCCCGCCTGTCGTACCGCAGCTTCTCCCGGCTGGCCGAGGCCTACACCGCGCGGGCCGACccgggcagccccagcccccagctcacccGCCTGGCCCTGACCATGGAGCTGACGCGGAAGGTGGCGGGAATCAACAGCCACCCGGTGCAGACGCTGATGGGCTACAGCCTGCAGTACATGGACATGTTCgtgccctggctgcagcagcagggcggCTGG gggctaatctctctccccaccccggaAGGAGAGCATCGCGGGACAGGACGAGATGTTCGAGCTCCTGGACTAGCAGCCCCTGGCCCCGAGGGAGCTCGGAGGGGGTGTCACAAGACTggcctctccccctttcctccccagaaTCCGCCTTGTGGGGAGGATTCAGAGcgcagctgtggggggagggggaggggggctttgGGGAGAGGGTACCTGtccagggggaagggcaggaaacTGAGCCAGCCCTCCCCCAATTCTCAGGGAGAGTGGGGGTCGCTGGAGAAATCCGCTCCACAAAATCTCTGGGCATGA
- the BCL2L12 gene encoding bcl-2-like protein 12 isoform X2 has translation MAAPPEQRGRLQEETRLVLEAFLRGALGQRPPLGHVGGSYHDPHCYAHRRPVELRGAPAPGGAWTPLHEEISRVEERKHGFKTSMKRLLLRRISPRRDPPGAEPRKGPKEGGEGRPKHGRGFSFRGVLRRKGPPREETEPPPPLSAPPNSLPVTPCYCSDTLTAQPDPPPLGRVAEDPEFYARVARKLDRLVKRQRSGPGTPSGVLSPGVMAGPLSPELGPGPPAPPEPASETHKEQVIRRLVALLEEQAGVINEEIEADPLLRSSLSRLSYRSFSRLAEAYTARADPGSPSPQLTRLALTMELTRKVAGINSHPVQTLMGYSLQYMDMFVPWLQQQGGWGLISLPTPEGEHRGTGRDVRAPGLAAPGPEGARRGCHKTGLSPFPPQNPPCGEDSERSCGGRGRGALGRGYLSRGKGRKLSQPSPNSQGEWGSLEKSAPQNLWA, from the exons ATGGCGGCCCCCCCCGAGCAGCGCGGCCGGCTGCAGGAGGAGACCCGGCTCGTGCTGGAGGCCTTCCTGCGGGGGGCGCTGGGCCAGAGGCCCCCCCTGGGGCACGTGGGGGGCAGCTACCATGACCCCCACTGCTACGCACACAG GCGTCCTGTGGAGCTGAGGGGGGCGCCCGCCCCAGGGGGGGCCTGGACCCCCCTGCACGAAGAGATCAGCCGGGTGGAAGAGCGCAAGCACGGCTTTAAGACCAGCATGAAGCGGCTGCTGCTGCGACGGATCAGCCCCCGCCGGGACCCCCCCGGGGCAGAGCCCCGCAAAGGGCCgaaggaagggggggaggggcgccCCAAGCACGGCCGGGGGTTTTCCTTCAGGGGCGTGCTGCGGAGGAAGGGCCCCCCCCGGGAAGAGACAGAGCCCCCGCCTCCTCTCTCcgcaccccccaactcccttccaGTCACCCCCTGCTACTGCTCAGACACCCTGACCGCACAGCCGGACCCTCCGCCTCTGG GCCGGGTGGCCGAGGACCCCGAGTTCTACGCCCGAGTGGCCCGCAAACTGGACCGGCTGGTGAAGCGTCAGCGGAGCGGCCCAGGcactcccagtggggtcctgtcccctggggtcaTGGCCGGGCCCCTCAGCCCCGAGCTGGGCCCCGGGCCCCCAG ccccgccggaGCCGGCCAGCGAGACACACAAGGAGCAGGTGATACGGAGACTGGTGGCTCTGCTGGAGGAGCAAGCCGGGGTCATCAACGAAGAG aTCGAGGCCGACCCGCTGCTCCGCAGTTCCCTGTCCCGCCTGTCGTACCGCAGCTTCTCCCGGCTGGCCGAGGCCTACACCGCGCGGGCCGACccgggcagccccagcccccagctcacccGCCTGGCCCTGACCATGGAGCTGACGCGGAAGGTGGCGGGAATCAACAGCCACCCGGTGCAGACGCTGATGGGCTACAGCCTGCAGTACATGGACATGTTCgtgccctggctgcagcagcagggcggCTGG gggctaatctctctccccaccccggaAGGAGAGCATCGCGGGACAGGACGAGATGTTCGAGCTCCTGGACTAGCAGCCCCTGGCCCCGAGGGAGCTCGGAGGGGGTGTCACAAGACTggcctctccccctttcctccccagaaTCCGCCTTGTGGGGAGGATTCAGAGcgcagctgtggggggagggggaggggggctttgGGGAGAGGGTACCTGtccagggggaagggcaggaaacTGAGCCAGCCCTCCCCCAATTCTCAGGGAGAGTGGGGGTCGCTGGAGAAATCCGCTCCACAAAATCTCTGGGCATGA
- the BCL2L12 gene encoding bcl-2-like protein 12 isoform X4, whose product MKRLLLRRISPRRDPPGAEPRKGPKEGGEGRPKHGRGFSFRGVLRRKGPPREETEPPPPLSAPPNSLPVTPCYCSDTLTAQPDPPPLGRVAEDPEFYARVARKLDRLVKRQRSGPGTPSGVLSPGVMAGPLSPELGPGPPAPPEPASETHKEQVIRRLVALLEEQAGVINEEIEADPLLRSSLSRLSYRSFSRLAEAYTARADPGSPSPQLTRLALTMELTRKVAGINSHPVQTLMGYSLQYMDMFVPWLQQQGGWGLISLPTPEGEHRGTGRDVRAPGLAAPGPEGARRGCHKTGLSPFPPQNPPCGEDSERSCGGRGRGALGRGYLSRGKGRKLSQPSPNSQGEWGSLEKSAPQNLWA is encoded by the exons ATGAAGCGGCTGCTGCTGCGACGGATCAGCCCCCGCCGGGACCCCCCCGGGGCAGAGCCCCGCAAAGGGCCgaaggaagggggggaggggcgccCCAAGCACGGCCGGGGGTTTTCCTTCAGGGGCGTGCTGCGGAGGAAGGGCCCCCCCCGGGAAGAGACAGAGCCCCCGCCTCCTCTCTCcgcaccccccaactcccttccaGTCACCCCCTGCTACTGCTCAGACACCCTGACCGCACAGCCGGACCCTCCGCCTCTGG GCCGGGTGGCCGAGGACCCCGAGTTCTACGCCCGAGTGGCCCGCAAACTGGACCGGCTGGTGAAGCGTCAGCGGAGCGGCCCAGGcactcccagtggggtcctgtcccctggggtcaTGGCCGGGCCCCTCAGCCCCGAGCTGGGCCCCGGGCCCCCAG ccccgccggaGCCGGCCAGCGAGACACACAAGGAGCAGGTGATACGGAGACTGGTGGCTCTGCTGGAGGAGCAAGCCGGGGTCATCAACGAAGAG aTCGAGGCCGACCCGCTGCTCCGCAGTTCCCTGTCCCGCCTGTCGTACCGCAGCTTCTCCCGGCTGGCCGAGGCCTACACCGCGCGGGCCGACccgggcagccccagcccccagctcacccGCCTGGCCCTGACCATGGAGCTGACGCGGAAGGTGGCGGGAATCAACAGCCACCCGGTGCAGACGCTGATGGGCTACAGCCTGCAGTACATGGACATGTTCgtgccctggctgcagcagcagggcggCTGG gggctaatctctctccccaccccggaAGGAGAGCATCGCGGGACAGGACGAGATGTTCGAGCTCCTGGACTAGCAGCCCCTGGCCCCGAGGGAGCTCGGAGGGGGTGTCACAAGACTggcctctccccctttcctccccagaaTCCGCCTTGTGGGGAGGATTCAGAGcgcagctgtggggggagggggaggggggctttgGGGAGAGGGTACCTGtccagggggaagggcaggaaacTGAGCCAGCCCTCCCCCAATTCTCAGGGAGAGTGGGGGTCGCTGGAGAAATCCGCTCCACAAAATCTCTGGGCATGA
- the BCL2L12 gene encoding bcl-2-like protein 12 isoform X3 — protein MTPRPSTSRDAQTFFQVVSVPVPSPEAGGGRSPPLSPQLIVGRLGVQLMRSGAGRGSITPGLHAPPRQKPSRRCSHLWGRAMAAPPEQRGRLQEETRLVLEAFLRGALGQRPPLGHVGGSYHDPHCYAHRRPVELRGAPAPGGAWTPLHEEISRVEERKHGFKTSMKRLLLRRISPRRDPPGAEPRKGPKEGGEGRPKHGRGFSFRGVLRRKGPPREETEPPPPLSAPPNSLPVTPCYCSDTLTAQPDPPPLGRVAEDPEFYARVARKLDRLVKRQRSGPGTPSGVLSPGVMAGPLSPELGPGPPAPPEPASETHKEQVIRRLVALLEEQAGVINEEIEADPLLRSSLSRLSYRSFSRLAEAYTARADPGSPSPQLTRLALTMELTRKVAGINSHPVQTLMGYSLQYMDMFVPWLQQQGGWESIAGQDEMFELLD, from the exons ATGACTCCCCGCCCCAGCACGTCACGTGATGCACAAACTTTTTTCCAGGTTGTGTCTGTGCCGGTTCCTTCCCCCGAGGCCGGAGGCGGGCgcagcccccccctttccccccagctgatTGTGGGGCGGCTGGGAGTTCAGCTCATGAGATCTGGGGCCGGGAGGGGCAGCATCACCCCAGGCCTCCACGCCCCCCCTCGACAGAAGCCATCcaggagatgcagccacctctggg GCAGGGCCATGGCGGCCCCCCCCGAGCAGCGCGGCCGGCTGCAGGAGGAGACCCGGCTCGTGCTGGAGGCCTTCCTGCGGGGGGCGCTGGGCCAGAGGCCCCCCCTGGGGCACGTGGGGGGCAGCTACCATGACCCCCACTGCTACGCACACAG GCGTCCTGTGGAGCTGAGGGGGGCGCCCGCCCCAGGGGGGGCCTGGACCCCCCTGCACGAAGAGATCAGCCGGGTGGAAGAGCGCAAGCACGGCTTTAAGACCAGCATGAAGCGGCTGCTGCTGCGACGGATCAGCCCCCGCCGGGACCCCCCCGGGGCAGAGCCCCGCAAAGGGCCgaaggaagggggggaggggcgccCCAAGCACGGCCGGGGGTTTTCCTTCAGGGGCGTGCTGCGGAGGAAGGGCCCCCCCCGGGAAGAGACAGAGCCCCCGCCTCCTCTCTCcgcaccccccaactcccttccaGTCACCCCCTGCTACTGCTCAGACACCCTGACCGCACAGCCGGACCCTCCGCCTCTGG GCCGGGTGGCCGAGGACCCCGAGTTCTACGCCCGAGTGGCCCGCAAACTGGACCGGCTGGTGAAGCGTCAGCGGAGCGGCCCAGGcactcccagtggggtcctgtcccctggggtcaTGGCCGGGCCCCTCAGCCCCGAGCTGGGCCCCGGGCCCCCAG ccccgccggaGCCGGCCAGCGAGACACACAAGGAGCAGGTGATACGGAGACTGGTGGCTCTGCTGGAGGAGCAAGCCGGGGTCATCAACGAAGAG aTCGAGGCCGACCCGCTGCTCCGCAGTTCCCTGTCCCGCCTGTCGTACCGCAGCTTCTCCCGGCTGGCCGAGGCCTACACCGCGCGGGCCGACccgggcagccccagcccccagctcacccGCCTGGCCCTGACCATGGAGCTGACGCGGAAGGTGGCGGGAATCAACAGCCACCCGGTGCAGACGCTGATGGGCTACAGCCTGCAGTACATGGACATGTTCgtgccctggctgcagcagcagggcggCTGG GAGAGCATCGCGGGACAGGACGAGATGTTCGAGCTCCTGGACTAG
- the IRF3 gene encoding interferon regulatory factor 3, with translation MGTPKPLIVPWLRRKLDEGCYPGVRWLDQGRTQFRVPWKHGLRQDASTEDFQLFRDWAIDSGSYRPDHDAPAPSVWKRNFRSALNRKPGIQVLRDHSSDSADPHKIYEILPKGGRGGADEAPSAAVGGTEADASSQLLDKSGGGFSSSQDEELDDILNALALSSPDEDAPGPARAPGASYASDAATGGALSLGFGDFPPLEPAPSSLEQLLGSNVLMTFFEVRVYYRGHLVLQTLVSNPQGFRLVPPSPGPSPYPELADVVLPEPGMLPDWVQASYTARLLQGLGAGVRLQVEGPALCATRLGRLHAYWGRTETPEPGAEGGELSKEGCTPLYDLPRFVRELICFMEGQGSSPTYELWLCLGEAWPDTGRSWKKKLIMVQVVPTALQTLHQLSQAGGASSLRAEELDLRISDSLGEAGLLGALRDWEERMESQPYG, from the exons ATGGGGACCCCGAAGCCGCTGATCGTGCCGTGGCTGCGGAGGAAGCTGGACGAGGGATGCTACCCGGGCGTGAGGTGGCTGGACCAGGGGCGCACCCAGTTCCGGGTGCCCTGGAAACACGGGCTGCGGCAGGACGCCTCCACCGAGGACTTCCAGCTATTCCGG GACTGGGCCATTGACAGCGGCAGCTACCGGCCAGACCACGATGCCCCCGCACCCTCCGTCTGGAAACGCAACTTCCGCTCCGCCCTGAACCGGAAGCCGGGGATCCAGGTGCTCCGGGATCACAGCTCAGACTCCGCCGACCCCCACAAGATCTATGAGATCCTGCCCAAGGGAGGCCGGGGAG GTGCGGACGAGGCCCCCAGTGCTGCTGTGGGGGGCACCGAGGCTGACGCGAGCAGCCAGCTCCTGGACAAGTCGGGGGGCGGCttctcctccagccag GATGAGGAGCTGGACGACATTCTGAATGCACTGGCCCTCTCCAGCCCCGACGAGG ATGCTCCTGGCCCAGCACGAGCACCAGGTGCCTCATATGCCAGTGACGCAGCAACAG GGGGTGCCCTTTCGCTGGGGTTCGGGGatttccctcccctggagccggcccccagctccctggagcagctgctggggtCCAACGTGCTGA tgaCGTTTTTTGAGGTGCGGGTTTATTACCGGGGGCACCTCGTGCTGCAGACGCTGGTCTCCAACCCGCAGGGCTTCCGGCTggtgccccccagccctgggcccagccCCTACCCCGAGCTGGCGGACGTGGTGCTGCCCGAGCCTGGGATGCTGCCGGACTGGGTGCAGGCCTCGTACACGGCccggctgctgcaggggctgggggccgggGTGCGGCTGCAGGTGGAGGGACCTGCCCTCTGCGCCACCCGCCTGGGGCGCCTCCACGCCTACTGGGGGCGCACGGAGACCCCCGAGCCGGGGGCCGAAGGCGGGGAGCTGTCCAAGGAGGGGTGCACCCCCCTCTACGACCTGCCGCGCTTCGTCAGAG AGCTCATCTgcttcatggaggggcagggcagctccCCCACCTACGAGCTGTGGCTCTGCCTGGGGGAGGCCTGGCCGGACACGGGGCGCTCTTGGAAAAAGAAACTCATCATGGTGCAG gtggTGCCCACAGCCCTGCAGACCCTGCACCAgctgagccaggctgggggggcgtCCTCGCTGCGGGCGGAGGAGCTGGACCTGCGCATCTCGGACTCGCTGGGGGAGGCcgggctgctgggggccctgcggGACTGGGAGGAGCGGATGGAGAGCCAGCCCTACGGCTAG